gtggttgaaaatggacaccaacaaccatccactaatccactaccaccaacaacccactaccaacaacaacaatccactaccaattttaagccatttcttaacaaatctccaccttggcttgaaatttaccaagctgaacatcatagtgaattcctcgaactggatcacctcttccaaacgcctctctggcgctaatcaatcccgaatacctatcaagtccaagcaatgcttgaacttatatgcagggatcaccttagttaacatatctgcaggattcttctcggtagcaaccttgctgataacaatgtcaccttgcgtaacatgttcccgaacaaaatgatatctgacatcaatgtgtttggtccgttcatgaaacatctgatttttagtcagatgtatggcactctggctatcgcaaaatacaacagtgaaatcctgttgtaaacccaaactgcttactagacctttcatccacaatgcttctttcactgcttctgctaacgccatatattccgcctcagtcgtagataaggctacggtagactgtaacacagctttccaactaatggctcctccagaataagtgaaaacataacccgtcagagatcttcttttgtccagatctccagcataatcagagtccacatagcccgtgacactgctagtgcagtcactctgatcatataccaagcataaatctgcagaacctctcaagtacctgagaatccatttcacggcctgccagtgttccttgccaggacaactcatgtatctgctgaccacactaactgcatgtgaaatgtctggacgagtgcaaaccattgcatacatcacgcttccaactgcactcgagtatggaatgtgagacatttgctgcttttcttcatcagattgtggtgacaactctgcagagagtttgaaatgtggtgccaacggagtactcacagttttcgctttatccatgccgaagcgttgaagaaccttttcaatgtagttcttctgcgacacacgaagcttgcccgccttgcgatctctgtgaatatccatgcccaaaattttcttggcagcacccagatccttcatctcgaactcaccactcaactgcgactttaacttgttgatttccgacatgtttttggaagcaattaacatgtcatcaacatacagcaacaaataaatgtgcgaaccatctgagagcttccgatgatagacacaagcatcatagtcacatcttgtgtaaccatgctgaatcatgaagctatcaaaccgcttgtaccactgccttggggattgtttcaatccatataaagacttcttaaatagacagacatggtcttctttaccaggaactgtaaaaccctctggttgacgcatgtagattgtttcctcgagctcaccatgcaagaacgccgtttttacgtcaagctgctcaagttctagatcagacttggccaccatggcaagtaatacacgaatggaagaatgctttacgactggggagaaaacttcattgtagtcaatcccctctttctgagtgaagcgtttagcaaccaatcgtgccttgaatctagttgcttcaacccctaggatgccttcctttttcttgaagacccatttgcaaccaactatcttctggttacttggcggcttaaccaactcccaagtatggttcttgtgaagagattctatctcctcactcatagcaattgcccactgtgccgactcatcacacgtgacagcctcattataactggaaggttctataccaatggactccgccacactgagcgcgaaagacaccagattagcgtaacgcggatttggtttgatttgtctcttcgttcttccagtggcaatgctatatggtttttcttgaggtgactcatcttcatcggaatcttgcacctcaacttgatcatcctggactgaagtaccttccgtaggaattggagcgtccacctgacactccacctgcttctcaacaccgtgatctcccattctatctgactcctccttttcccgggaatttgtggtggatcgaagcatggatgactcatcaaaagtcacatctctgctgatgatgaacttggacgaaaccggatcaggacaccacaacctgtatcctttcaccccttggccgtatccaagaaatatgcatttcttcgccctcggtttgagttttccctcatttacatgagcatacgcagggcagccaaacactcttaaaccagagtaatcagcaggagaaccagaccatacttcctcaggagtcttcagctcaatagctgttgacggagatctgttaaccaaataacaagcagtattaacagcttcagcccaaaattcttcaccgagcccagcatttgatcgcatgcaacgagctcgctccaagagagttctattcatgcgttctgcaactccattttgttgtggtgttcgacgaacagtgcggtgtctcactattccttcatttttgcagaactcattgaattcacctgagcaaaactccaagccattatccgtccggaatcgcttgatcttctttcctgtttgattttcgatcaaagctttaaattgcttgaagttgatgagaacctcatacttgctcttcagaaaatacacccaaacctttctcgagtaatcatcgataaaggtaagcagatatctgtaaccacctttagaaattgtcggagaaggcccccaaaggtcagaatggaagtaatccactgtgccttttgtcttgtgaatcccagtgctgaactttacccgagtctgcttaccgaagacgcagtgctcacagaaattcaactttcctgtacactgcccagacaataatcctcgtttgcttagcaccgataagcctctctcgctcatatgcccgagccgcatatgccataacttcgtggtgtcagaatctagatcatctgatgatgacactcccgcaacacctgtaaccgaggaaccatcgaggaagtaaaggccccgctccaaattaccacgtatcacagtcaaagcacccgagaataccttgagaactccaccttcagcagagtaccgaaagcctttcttgtccaacgtactcaaagagatcaaatttttcttcatttctggaatgtgccgaacatcagttagagttctaacaataccgtcaaacatctttatacgaactgtgccaatccccatgacttgacatgcgtggtcatttcccattagtactgaaccagaatgcttctcgtatgttgagaatgcatctttcgaagtacttatatgaaatgtagctcccgtatcaagaatccatctcccaccagcgtaagagtcggatactgcaagaacgatctcggcatcacttgaagaatctgcatcagctacattcgcacgatcattttgttgctcctgtgattctgatttctccttccttttcggacaatctaccttcatgtgcccgtacttcttacagtagtagcactgtattctcttcttggactgcgatctaggatggcttttacttgaacttccaccctttgccttggatcttcctcgagcaaccaagccttcgccttcattgttttcgaccaccttaccagtgattttcttcctcaactcactggaacttaaggcatttttcacctcctctagagtcaggtcatcacgaccgtacatcattgtatcaacaaaattctcatacgagggaggcaaagaacacaaaacaattattgcttggtcctcatcatcgattttgttatcgatattattcaaatccatgataatggaattgaatttatccaggtgctgggaaacaggtgtaccttcctccatcttcagggcatagagtctttgcttgaggtagagccggttcgtcaatgacttcgtcatgtacttgctctctaaccggagccacaaaccggacgcggttttctcatccgctacttctcgtagcacttcatctcctagacatagcagaatagcactatgtgctctttctagcatgtcatccttttgctcttccgaaagcgtgcttggtaatttatctttaccagacaatgcttttagcaatccttgttgaaccagcactgcccgcatcttgatgcgccataaactgaaactatttttcccggtaaatttctcgacatcatacttagtcgatgaaacacttgtagccataatttggaacctttgaatgaatgataatattttcttcctgatgtgaaagatcagacaaagctgcagtcacagggcaattcagaaaatattatcactccttcaactacgctctggtaccaatttgttgcggaaaggatcgattcgagaactccgatatgactacaagtaaattgaccggaacgaaaaataaagtgaacacaaggatttacgtggttcggctttaatgcctacgtccacgggcagaggcgaaaagaaatttcactataacaagatgaagattacaagtgttttacactcaagacacaacccgagaacctcacaactctcaacccctatagaaaacccgaaagctaaaatcctagctttcaaagaacaagctttgctctctcttggtttgggatgatcaatatggctaatgaacctctctatttataagagagttcaaggacataattgtccaaaactttggcaaagatttgtggttgaaaatggacaccaacaaccatccactaatccactaccaccaacaacccactaccaacaacaacaatccactaccaattttaagccatttcttaacagaGAAGAGATTGTCTATGcatgtatgtatatttttatttttatttctttaaaatttgattacataacttaattttattgatacatggaaaataatttttttttgaaagttactgccataaataaataaatgggaagaaacttttttttttgtttggcttGAAAAGTGAATTTGATATGCACTTTTTCGAGTtttatactttttcttttttttaactcctAAAATGATGTTTATTGAAAAAGGAAATgagcataaattttaaaatatgtagtTTTACAGTTTGAAGTCAAATTTTCTAGAATTGTAACATCAAATCCCACTTGAGATTAATTATTAATTCAGATTTGACATGAATTGAACGGTCCAAATTGATTGGTTTATATGAATGACAGAGACCTGAATCAAAAATAGAGTCCAGAAGCAAATGGAAATAGTTTTTGCATGAAGTATGCCCcattttgagattaaagaaaaaaaactttataaCAGTTAAATCAGATTTTAGGCGATTAGATTATTGGTCGagtttagatttttaattaaaataaatcgtATATATAATCCGTTtaactcaaattttaattttctttggaggtttttttctttcttcttttaaaaaataatccaaattatttGACGAAGATTTTTTCCCCTTTACAATGATAATGCAACATTCATTGTCATCAATCATTTGCAAACGGAACTGACTAACCCACAAATTAATTAGGGGGAaacattaaagatgataaatgtgatgatatgcaaaaaaaaaaaaaaattaaaattccctGCTAATTATGATATTCGGTGGGTCCCTCCTGAAAATATTTTGCCCCGGTGCAAGTATGGCCATAAGATCAAAGCTAGCCTTCCTCTCCACAAATCTTGACCATCGATTCCCAAAATGTCGTTCCCAATCCTCTTTTGATTGGTAGTGAGGGAGGTATAACTTGAAATCCAAACCCACTTTGATGCACCAATTTACAATCTCACGGTTTTGAGCAACCGATTTTTCAACAGATGGGCCATTGGGAACGAAGCGTAGCAAAGCCACGATGTAGAAGATTTCACCTTCGGGTAACACCACAGACGTTCGATCATCCCATCTGAAAAAACACATTTGAAAGCAAccccacacacacacacatattagAAGAACAAGAGATTCATATATACCTATCCATTTTATATGGAAAAGAATGAAAGCAGCACCAATAAATGATGCTCTATATCTGcccttttttattcattattctataaaataaaaacattcttTCATCATATCCCATCATTGTCACGCcaactagaaatgaattgtttATTCTGATAATCAAGCACTTCTCTTTTCTCTGCATTTATCCAAATTTGAACGAAATAAATGACAGGCTTTTATAAGGTATGTAACTATATACAGCAAAAAGACACGTAGGATTGCATGTCATTGGGTCACGACGATCTTATCCTATTCTATAATTGAGGAAGTTGGGACAAAAGAATCTCAGTTTTCCTTGATATCATTTATagaattattttgatattttcctTTTGTGGGGCGGCAATGCATGTCAAAAGATCTGGTTGCTTGGTTCAATTTTTTACGCCGCAAACCGATACGGTTACCCTTTTTTTTACTGGTCTGAGAGCACCCCCGCCGGCTGCACAAATTCTCGAGGACGGATATGATCCGTTACAGTTGAGCACAGAGTAAGACGGTCCTACAGCCGCCAGTTTGCTTAGGGACAGGTTGATGTTGTAGGCCATACGATATAATACTGTGGGTCCCTCTATGTGATTGActcttttgggaaaatttattaagaaattatTTGACCTCTTTCGGACAGCAAAAAATCTTAGCCACAAGAAGCTCTCAGACATGCAGTTTTGACATGGGGATCCATAAAATAAATAAGGGGGAGTTTTACTCACTTGCTACGCAGAAGAGGGTAGATCAGCATGGGCCCACCGACTCCATCTTTCAACATCGTTTTAAACACCGTCCGATCAAAATTAACGACGTCCGATTTAGACACGAAGAGGTTCAACCAAGGGTGAGGACCATCCCAAGTGCCATTGGCTTTCACTTGTTCCTCAGCTCGGTTTACACGCAGTAAGAACTTCGTGTAGCTTACGTCCACCTGGGATTTCAACCCTTCAACGAATCGTAGCCGTCCAAGAAGCCCGTTTACGGCCTGCATAGGGAATACAGTAAAATAGAAGGAAGTCAAGGACAATATCGTCATTCCATTGTTTAAACCATATTGGCACTCGTGAATTACATAGATTCCATGATAGATGATTGCGATGGCGGTGTTTGGGGCCATTTCCGGAACTGTGCCAGTGGGGGACCAAAACGCCACCCAAAATCTCATTCATATAAGGAATAGTTACAGTAGCGTCCCATTCTCGTAATTAAACCCCTTAGGTTTGGCAGTTTCGGCAGCTACTTTATTTTGAATGTCAGAAAATCCGATGGAGGAGTAGAATAACGCCGTCCTCCATCGCTGACGGCGCGAGAATGCTCTGAGATTTTCTTTTGACATTCTTTTTCACTGTCCGGCTACAACAGGGTCGATGATATAGGACCCCACGAATTTCTTTTTTAATGTTCATAGTTAACAGTTTTATATGGGATCCACTTAGTAAACGCCTAGGTCAAAACTAAAAACTCAGTATGCAACAGAGAAATCATGTATGTCCCACTCAGTCATCGACGGTTAGCAATCAAGGCTCAAACTTGTTAGTTAGTCCATGATGCAGGAGATTAatgaataaaccaaaaaaaaaaattgttaccgTATCTACAGTTGGGTGGTCACTGTTGCGGTAATGGAAAGCCACTTCGAGGCAGTAGAGGACTGAGCCGGCGGTTTGAGAGATATGAGTCGGGTTGAACTCATGGCCCGGGTCCAATGGCACGGATGGCCAACCATTGAACGGGTCATCATTGTTACAGAATACGAACCCTTCCACGTAATCAAACGACTCGCCTTCTTTCTGAGTCACCAGAAACTCAGCATCCCGAGTAAACTCCTCAAACTCAGAATACACTACCCTTATCCATCTTACCTAATCATacagataaataaaataaataacatagcTAAGTTACGTAGCGGAAACGTGTCGCTCATGCActtcaaattaaaaaatgtagaaaatttgaatatgaataacaagaattattttatttcttaaaacagAAATACCAACCATGTCTGGAGCTTGTTGTAGCTTAATTCTTGCTCGGGTAATAATACCGAACTGACCAAGCCCGCCGAGGACTCCGAAAAAGAGTTCGGAGTTTAGCGTTTCGGAGCAAACCGTTATTTCTCCTTTTCCAGTTACAACTTCCAATTCCGTCACGTTCGACGTTTGCGGACCATAACGGAAAGCTTGTCCACTAACGCCAGCGTTAGATAAAGTCCCACCCACCGTTAAGCTGAGGTAATCGGTCCACGACCTCGGAGCATAGCCGTACCTCGAGACGCACCGTGTCAAGACGTCTTCCCATAATGCCCCGCCGGAAACATCGATATAATGAGAGCCATTGATTGGCAAGAATTCGAAATGGTTTTTCTCCGTCGAAGACATGTCTATCACGAGCCCCCCCTCGGCCATCGCCTGACCGTTAATTGAGTGGCCGTTACCCCTTGCCGCCACCGTCAAATTGGAGGTCCTCGATGCGAGCTTAACGACCCGACTTATATCTTCCGCTCCAGAGGGTTTGATTAAGAACAAGGGCTTAACCGAATAAAGACCACCGAAATCTTTACTGGCTAAACTGCTAACATCACCCTTTTCGATGCTGCCTTGTAGGTCGAGGGATTTAGATATGCTGGAAACATCGTCGTCGAGCTTGGACTCGGCGTCGTTGTCGTGTACGATTCGCCCCAAGTAAGCTATCATCTTTGTATGCAAAAGCAAAAGAGAcaaataaaagaaatggtagtttTAGTTTATTTAGATTTTAGAGCACTGTAAAGATGAGCCGTCTTTGGAAGTTAATTGGAGGGGCTTAAATAATGCTTTAATGAAGGTTTTTTTTATGaggtttaaaaaattattaggcTAACTAAGCTCTTAGATTATATAATAAGGATTTTTATTACTTAACTAGTGGTTTAGAGTTCGATCTTCGTCTGAGCATAGAGTAAATTTAAAGTTTGTAACTAACAATTACTTCTTTAATAGacttataaaatacaaattaataaTTAGTCATTGGACTcgttcaaaaaatattaaatatattaatatcatttttaaaaagtatatataattaaagaacttatttttaaaagaactaaaatattatttagttaaataattattGTATTACTGTATACttgaataatatatttaaaaaaattaaaagaagtcTTTTCTAGCAATGGTGTATTTTGTGTATGACAAAGAACTGTAAAAAAAATGTACATCAATGTTGACGTTTTatttattgtaaaaataatacATTGAATTTtcgtttatatatttattttttaataaagatatatgaaaataataatgattgcaactttaaaaaaaatgaatctaGATTTTATTTTTCCAACAATATATTAAATTAGCATTATTAGTGACATCAATGTATTTGGATTTCAAATCTTagcctttataatttttttccattgcaaatatctttgaaatttttttcctcAATTTAAAATGAATGCAACATTTGGATTATTTGTGCATttacttttttgatttcttgttaattaataaataaaaatgttaaactatcCCTACAAACCCTTGCTATTTTAATGCGAAAATGCATCTCACCCAACTTAAGTGAAAATAGACTTAACAAATAGGATTGCTTCTATCACATTTacacaacaaaaaaataatatagaaaatgaATTAGGTATACACCTCCCAATTAAGTTTATGAATATTAGGAATTGCTCTAACCATAAATTGTATTGATTCTCGATTTAATTGACTCAAAGTCTTCTTTcgaattgatattttaattaattttcgatTCAACAAGTACTCTAATTCAACAGCGGACCCAAGGGACAGGTAGGAGCCCCaggccccctaaaatgaaaaattttccatttaggtcttttataatttataaaattttaaattaataatgataaaattacactttagcctccaaaaataataaaaatttgatttaatcctttaaaattataaagatatagactattaaaatgatgaaattatatttttactatcgtataaatatacaatttaattccggaCCCCAAAACAAGTTTTCTGATTCCAGCATTCATCAGTCCAATTTAATTCAAACAATATtagttaaaattgaaatttaaaacttACACTTTCTCGTATAAATGTCTTAATAATGTACCATAGAATGCATCCTTTCAAATTAGCTTAAGAAAAGTAgcactttatattatattttattttatccgtTCATTCAATGTGAATAGTGACTAACTGATAGTGAAACAGTTTTTGGAACAACccattattaaaaattcaaaggtAAATCTGGATTATTGATTTTCTTTGAACGCCCGCCATTGATGCCAAACTTGTCTGCGCCACCTTTTCAGAAATTACATCCTtggagttttaaaaaaatattgtgcCCCGATTTGGCAATGTGAAACTTGGTCTGAGTGTCACTACCATTTCCAACAGCTTGCTTTTTCATTTCATAATATATGCGTTCGTCTGATTGAGGCTCGTTCAAACTTCAAACGTCGgcacatttttatttaaaaattgctTATCTAAACTTTGTTCAAACACAACGGCAATAAATTACATTAACAATAGCCTCACTTATCTGCAACTTACATATTCATATTATTACAATAAACTATATATGTTTTTCAAGGTTATTCCATCTTATATTTTGGTTAGCACAGTCAACTATACATATGTATGATTTTTATACAACGATGGAGAATAGTCTATACGGTTAATAATATAAGATTCATTTAAGCATTGACAAATTGGTTACTGCAATTTGTGTCTAATCCAATATGTATATCCAAAGAAAGATTTAAGCATGATGCCATGCAAATCTATTCGAAAACGAAATGATTTTAGTTAGTACTAACttcagaagaaaaaaaaggcaTATATATGCTCAATTTCCATCACACAATATGATTTtataccaagaaaaaaaaaagggttattcaaaatttttaggtACATGTATTTGGAACATTCATATTTGTTTCAACTTTCAAAGATATTGTCCTGTTCGTaatctgatatatatatatataaaagttttaaagaaattttagaaatctttttttgatttttcttgACCAAAATTTGGGTGGGTAATAGATTTCGTGTGGGACATATATAAATCTTGTGGTGCTATTTTGTTAAGATATCATGTTTTTCCGAAGTAAGATAATAAGACAATAAACATCATAGTGAAGGTTGAATATTGGGGGATGAGAATCTTATAACATCACTACTGCTGCtgctttttttgttttgttttgttttgtttatgagGAGAATAGAACCAAAAACAATGAGGCCAACAAGTCCATAACTCTATTTGCTTTCCTTAACAAAAGTGTTGGTATCttgtaataatgtaaaaaaaaatgattTGTTGCAGTTTATGAACATGTATAGCAACTTGTGAATACATCATCTTGTGACTTGTGAGTGAATGTCCACGTTTATGTAACAGAGTTGGCTTTGGATATAATGCTGAAGAATAATATATAGTGAgatgaaaaattctgattttATGATGCCTATAGAATCCAAAAAAAATGCCATTATTTTTCCACCTTTGCTtcattacatccaaataccaTTTGATTTCAGATGTGTCCTTTGATTCCATGGATATTTTGTCATGAATGAAAAGCAGATTTCCCTTTCCCTTCAACtcaaatttttgtttatttcatgacCAGTGTCACATCCccaattcatttcattcatttaatctaacaattttaaatattatccAACATGGCACAAATTTTGATTTGGGATGGCTGAGCAACATTTTTGCACTTTTGCTATAGGATATGATTCGAGTCTGGGAATTATTAAGTAAAGATTTTGTCGCCTGTGCCTTGGAAAATCCCACCATGGCCAAAGCTCTCAATGACATGTAGCTAGCTATACCCAATCACAATATTGTTTCACAATGGTTTGAAATTTTCTACCCATCATGATTCAGTTCTTCTGAGCAATTGCTATGATGGCTTCATCTTCAGTTTATGGCACACTTTATTCTctgtaattttatgatatttCTCCTCGCAATTATCAAGCCAtaaatgggggggggggaaactTTAATAATGGCAACATGTTGAATCTGCAAAAAATTTCAAGTAGTCCCCCACCTGTAAGGTCTATTAGTTAATCTTATGGTCTCTGATTTTAGCATAGGATAACCTTAAACTAgtaattaatcataaaaaaaagaagaaggaaatctCACAAGGTTATTGATGCAGTCTTTTGGTTTAAATTTCAAGTTCAAATTGCTCCAAATGAGCTTATTGGAAAAGTTGGAAATTCAACTATATATCTTCATGGGGCATGCATTTTGGCGTGT
The genomic region above belongs to Gossypium hirsutum isolate 1008001.06 chromosome D05, Gossypium_hirsutum_v2.1, whole genome shotgun sequence and contains:
- the LOC107907049 gene encoding cytokinin dehydrogenase 7 isoform X1, encoding MIAYLGRIVHDNDAESKLDDDVSSISKSLDLQGSIEKGDVSSLASKDFGGLYSVKPLFLIKPSGAEDISRVVKLASRTSNLTVAARGNGHSINGQAMAEGGLVIDMSSTEKNHFEFLPINGSHYIDVSGGALWEDVLTRCVSRYGYAPRSWTDYLSLTVGGTLSNAGVSGQAFRYGPQTSNVTELEVVTGKGEITVCSETLNSELFFGVLGGLGQFGIITRARIKLQQAPDMVRWIRVVYSEFEEFTRDAEFLVTQKEGESFDYVEGFVFCNNDDPFNGWPSVPLDPGHEFNPTHISQTAGSVLYCLEVAFHYRNSDHPTVDTAVNGLLGRLRFVEGLKSQVDVSYTKFLLRVNRAEEQVKANGTWDGPHPWLNLFVSKSDVVNFDRTVFKTMLKDGVGGPMLIYPLLRSKWDDRTSVVLPEGEIFYIVALLRFVPNGPSVEKSVAQNREIVNWCIKVGLDFKLYLPHYQSKEDWERHFGNRWSRFVERKASFDLMAILAPGQNIFRRDPPNIIISREF
- the LOC107907049 gene encoding cytokinin dehydrogenase 7 isoform X2, yielding MIAYLGRIVHDNDAESKLDDDVSSISKSLDLQGSIEKGDVSSLASKDFGGLYSVKPLFLIKPSGAEDISRVVKLASRTSNLTVAARGNGHSINGQAMAEGGLVIDMSSTEKNHFEFLPINGSHYIDVSGGALWEDVLTRCVSRYGYAPRSWTDYLSLTVGGTLSNAGVSGQAFRYGPQTSNVTELEVVTGKGEITVCSETLNSELFFGVLGGLGQFGIITRARIKLQQAPDMVRWIRVVYSEFEEFTRDAEFLVTQKEGESFDYVEGFVFCNNDDPFNGWPSVPLDPGHEFNPTHISQTAGSVLYCLEVAFHYRNSDHPTVDTAVNGLLGRLRFVEGLKSQVDVSYTKFLLRVNRAEEQVKANGTWDGPHPWLNLFVSKSDVVNFDRTVFKTMLKDGVGGPMLIYPLLRSKEKRSA